A window of Victivallaceae bacterium genomic DNA:
GGCACCTCGATGTCGGCTCATCGCATCCTGGGGCTGGAGAAGGTCCCAAGGGTTTGGCTGTTCGCCAATTAAAGCGGTACGCGAGCTGGGTTCAAAACGTCGTGAGACAGTTTGGTCTCTATCCTTTGCAGGCGTAGGATACTTGAAAGGAGCTGTTCCTAGTACGAGAGGACCGGAATGGACGAACCTATGGTGTGTCGGTTGTTCTGCCAAGAGCATAGCCGAGTAGCTAAGTTCGGAAAGGATAAGCATTGAAAGCATCTAAATGCCAAGCCTCCCTTAAGATAAGGTATCCCTATGAGACTCCATGTAGAACACGTGGTTGATAGGTTGGATGTGTAAGTACAGTAATGTATTTAGCTAACCAATACTAATAAGTCCATTGACTTGGTTTTTTATCATAGAGAAAGCTTAATAAGCTTTCTCGTTGAATTTATGATGATCCATTTAAGTTTAATAGTTTTTCGTGAACTTTTGTTCTTAAACGTCATTTAATGTAGGTGAATGCTTCATTACTAAATATATTAATAGCTAGCTTGGTGACTATAGAGGAAGGGATACACCTGATCTCATTCCGAACTCAGAAGTTAAGCCTTTTATCGCCGATGGTACTATGCACAAGAGTATGGAAGAGTAGGTTGTTGCCAAGCTTTTTTTATTAAGTTTTATAGCGTTATCATTTCAGTTTTTGTTTCTTTTATATCTTTCAGTTTGTTTTCTTGTTGTAAATTACGTTTCTTTTTACCCTTAAATAAGTAATAGATTTTGTTTATTCTTTAGTATTAATTTTATGGCTGTATTTGTTGTTTAAAGATAATTTTTTAAATACAATATGGTTTTAATGAAATTTAATTGTAAAAATAATCTTCTATATTCTGCTGCAACGGGCGTGTAGCTTTTAAATGAAGAGTTACATGCGTATTAATGAAGAGTTACATGCGTATTAGTGTCTCTGGGTTTGGGTATTGGTGTTAATTGCTTCTTAGTGGCTGCTTATTCTTCTTTTGTGTCGAGATATCAATAAACGGCGTATACAAAACTCATTATCAATCATAAAACGGATCAACGAATCGTCTTTGAGAAAAGAACGATAAGTTCCCAAAGGCTTTAAGATTAATTGTTAATTTTGTTTTCAAAAGTTTGGATATTTAAAAAAAGTCTATAACTAGCTTCCGAAATCATCCAATATAATCGAACTTCGAGGAACACCGTAATCTTCCAATAATTTAAGAATGCTTTTATTGTGCATGGGTGGTCCGCATACGTAAAATAGGTAATCTTCAGGATTTTCCAGTAATTTCAGTTGCCCCAGCTCAAAGGCTTTAAATAAAAAGTTAGTCTTAATAGGATTATTGATGTCCCATCCGTCTGCTATATCTTCAGGGAGCGGTTCCGATAGGACTAAATGGTAATGGAAGTTGGGAAATTCTTTTTCCAGTTCCAGATAATCTTGTCCATAAATGTTTTCTTTTAAGGATCGAGCACCATACCATAAGCTGATATCTCTTTGAGAATGCTTATCTTTGAGTAAATCGGATATGTGACTACGCCCAAATGAAGATCCTGCTCCTCCTATAAGGAAAATAAGAGGCTTTATGTTGTCCTGCATAAAAGATTCGCCGTAAGGGCCTGTCATTGTGATAAAATCTCCAGGTTTGCGAGAAAAAAGATATGACGAACACAAACCCCACGGTATATTTTCTTGAATGCGATTGTCTTTCATCGGTGGTATTGCAATTCGTATGTTAAATTTTAGGAAAGGAGCTTCTTTCGGATAAGAAGCAAGAGAATATGCCCTTGAATCAGCGTTAGGAGTTAACATGGAAAAATCGATTTTCCTGTTAAATATATCCAATTTTTCCCAATCCGAATAATAAAGAGAATCCATCGTAGATTTCCAATCCGAAGTATTTGTTGTAAATGGGGGAACATATATTTGTAAGTATCCGCCCGGTTTATAGGGAATGACGGACGAATCGTTCAACTTAATCACTAATTCCTTGATAAAAGTCGCTACATTTGCATTGGAGACGACGGTACCTGTCCACGTAGAAGCCGTAAGATATCGTTCTTCAACGAGTACCGAAAGATCGTGATGAATTTTGTATTGGCATGATAAACGCCATCCTGAGTTTAGTTGTTTTTTTGAAAATGTGGACTTATCGATGTCAAGAGGAGTACCGACTCCGTCGGTAATTTGCAGTTTACATTGTTTGCAAGTTGCTTTACCGCCACAAGGAGAAGGTATTCCTATGCCTTCATTTTGAAGAGCGTTAAGCAAGGAAATACCTTCCGGTACAATTTTTATTAAACTATCATCGTCATTGATTTTAATTTTGCAGGGCTTAGAACTTAAAAGATACTTTTTTACCAAAAGGATGAAAAAGCACAAAAAAACACATACGAGAGCAAATACGATACTTGAAATACCGATAAGCTTAAGGCTCTGAAGCCCCAAAAACATATGAAGACCTTAAAAAAGATAATACATGAGAAGAATTAACAACTTTATTATCTAAAAACAATTAAAAAATAATGATTCAACCGTTTTCTTTAGGGGTCTCATTCGTTTTGTTAAAAGTATCGGCAATTGCGGCTTTCAAAACTTCCATTTTTCCGTTCTCTATAGATAGAACGACAGTATTTTCTCTTACTTCGTCTACAGTGCCTATAATACCCATCGCTGTGACTTTATCTCCTTTTTTAAGAGATTTTTGTCTTTCTACGGCTGCTTGTCGTCTTTTTTTCTCTGGTCTCCACAAAATGAAATAAAAGAAAACTAATGCAATGCCAATCATAACCACGGGTTGTAACGTGGATGAAGAAAATAAAGAACGGGCACCTTGTGCTTGTTCTTCAGCAAACAATTTAAAATTCGATACGGTTAATAAAGAGATTACCGAAAGTATAAAGGTATGAATCATTGTGACCCTTCCGTGAAAAATTATCTAAAAGAACACCATCGTTTCACGAAGACCGATTGTTCATACAGAACTTTCGAACCGCTCAGACGATTATCCAACAGCACGTCATGGAATGTCATCATTTCGAATGACATCTGTCACGAGGAAGGATACCTAAGAATGACTTTTTTAGGGAATAAAAACTTTTTTTACTGGAAAAACTCGGTTATCAAATGGCTAAGTTACTAATTATTTAAAGTAACCGACGAATCTTTTTGTAAAACGGCAATATTTTCTAGGTGAGGAGAATAGGGGAATTGATCAATCGGTTGCATAGCCGTTATTCGATAACCGGCATCAACGAGTTCTCGACAATCGGCAAACTGTGTTTTGGGATTGCAGGACACATAAATGATTTTGGGAGCGTCGAATCTTAAAAGATATTTGATAATTTTAGATTGCAGTCCTGAACGCGGCGGATCCAAAATTAGGACATCCGGCTTCAGAGACGATCCTCTTATAAATGACTTAACATCGTTTTGTTCTACCGTCATTGATTCAATACGATTGATAACGAGATTCATATTCGCCGAACATACGGCATCTTTGTTGAGCTCAACTCCTATGACTTGTTTGACGAAAGGAGCGAGCATTATTCCTATAGTGCCTGAACCGCAAAAAAGGTCAAAAAGAACCTGATCTTTACGTAGTTCGGCTAATGTTAAAATAGTTTTGAAGAGATTGGAAAATTGTAAATTATTCGGTTGAAAAAAAGCATCGGGTTTTACGACGAACTTATGTTTAATTGAAGTTTCAGGAAGATCGACATCGATGATGATGTAATCTTTCCCGTAGAGACACGATTGAATATAGCTCGTAGGGACGCCTTTGCGCGCGTATTTCTTTCTCCAAATAAAAGATGTTAAAGGCGCTCCGTTTTTTAAATCTTCAACAAGCGAAAGTATCGTTTTTTCATTCAAAGTATACTGAGGGTTTCCCGATGTAGTTAAGATGACCATGAGTTCTTGGGTTGAAGGAGATTTTCTTACGGTCAAAGAGCATAAGGAGCCTTTATTTTTCGGAGCATAATAAGATCGAATTTTAGGGTTTTGATCCCACCAGTTTCTGGTTATTTGGAGACATCTGATGATTGCCCTATCAGCCAGAAGACAGCTATCGATATTCAAAGTACGTTTCGGTTGGCCCAAAGATAATAGACCGAGATACCTTTCGCCGGACAGGGTGTCCGAAAATGAAAACTCCATTTTATTTCTAAAGTTTTTCGGTTGACTACAAGGGATAAGGGGGTGAACGTTACTATTTGCTTCTAAGAGATTGGAAAAAAGACTTAAGAGATCCTTTTCTTTCCTATCGATACCGTCTTTAAAATAGGTGTCATGAGGATAAGAACATCCTCCGCAGCTCCCGTAATAAGGACAGACGATTGTTCGATCGTCCATGATGAATGTATTCCGAATAAAGTTTTTCCAGATCTTAATTAAGACATTTATTTTTCCATAGAAAAAAATGGACTTATATAAAAAGTTACCCTAGATAAATAAAAAATGCGAGTTCATTATGTTTTATAATTAGCACTTAACTACCTTAAAATGATCCTATATAAGGGGGGTATGGAAACACAGTGCCAATCACTCATTGATTTTCTTGCCTTCTTTAAGGATGAAGAAACTTGCATTAAACACTTTGAAGCATCTCGTTTTTGCAATGGTGAATACTGCGCTCACTGCGGGCATACCAGCATTTACCGCATGAAAGGCGGTCGTTTTCGTTGTGCTAAATGCAAACAGGATTTTACTATCAAAACCAATACTATCTTTGGCGAAAGTAAGTTGACCCTTCGTAAATGGTTTGTGGCTATCTACCTGTTAACCATCAGCACTAAGGGTATTTCTTCCATCCAGCTTGCAAAGCATGTTGGTGTTACGCAGAAAACAGCGTGGTTTATGGATCATCGTATTCGCCAAGCCATGCAGCAGGGCAATAACCAGCTTTTCGGCACGGTAGAAGTGGATGAAACCTATATCGGCGTAAAGAAAATAAACATGCCAGGCAAACGCATTGAAGGAACGCAAGGGCGCATTACCAAAGCTAAAACTGCTATTGTAGGGTTGGTACAGCGTGGCGGTGAAGCCCGTGCAAACGTGGTAGAGAATGTCACAATGTGTACTATTGAAAAAAAATATCGTGGAGCATGTGCAGATAGGTACGCAGCTTTATACTGATGATTTCCGTTCCTATAATAAAATAGGCTCGCTTTATCCACATGACAGGGTAGAACATGGTCGTGGGGAATACGTCAAAATCAGAATTCTTGACCTTATAAAACACTAACGAGGGCAGCATGAGCCGGAAGCCAAAAAACCATGACCACCTACCCCTCCCCTTTGAACAGGTAATAACGGGTATTTCCGATGAGCAAAAGCCTGAAACATTGCTGCTTGCTGCACGTCCGTTTCTGAAATGGGTTGGAGGCAAGCGTTCCTTACTTCCGCAACTGGAGGCAAGGCTACCACTGGAATACACCACCTACCACGAACCTTTTATTGGTGGCGGAGCGTTGTTTTTTGAAGTGCAGCCCCGCAAGGCTTGCCTCACAGATATTAACTTCCACCTTGTTCTCACCTTTCAAGCGGTGCGTGATGAGGTGGACGCGCTCATTAAGCAGCTTAAAATTCATGGGCAACACCATGATAAAGACTATTTCCTGAAGGCACGGGATAGCTTGTTCGGTGAAAAAGAGTTTGTAAAAATTGCTGCATTATTCATATACCTGAATAAAACATGCTATAATGGGCTTTACCGTGTCAATAAGAGTGGAAAGTTTAATGTGCCTATGGGTAGCTATAAAGACCCGGCTATTCTGGATGAGGATAACCTCCGCAATGCCTCCAAGTTGTTGCAGGGAATTGATATACAGCAACGTCCGTTTACCCAAACCCCGATTGTTAAGGGTGATTTTTACTATCTTGACCCGCCGTACCATAAGACGTATGACGGGTATAGTGGGCAGGGTTTCGCAGATGCAGAGCATGAAAAGTTAGCACAGTTGTGCCATGATATAAACAAGTCCGGCGGTTATTTCATGCTTTCCAACTCCGATACTGAATTTGTAAGAAAACTTTATAAAATCTATAGCATTGAAGATGTTATGGCATCCCGTATGGTATCGTGCAAATCCAATCAACGGGGCAAAGAGAATGAGCTCATCATCAGAAACTACTAATAGCGGTGGCAAGGCTAACCATACGGGAAACCAGTTGGAACGCTTTGTAGAGCAAGCCCTGCAATCCCATAGCTACACAGAATTCTGGAATCACAAAGCCCAAGCCTTTGATAACCGGAAATCCATAGGAGGAAAGCAATATCTAAAGCAACTTCCTTGTGGACGCACCATTTATCAGACGGTGCGAAAGGTGGATTTCCTTGTTATCAACCGCGCTAAATTTCCTGACGATCTCATTATAGAGTGCAAGTGGCAGCAGTCTAAAGGCTCTGTGGATGAGAAATACCCATTTCTGCTTTATAACATCATCAACACTGGCATTCCTACGGTAATTTTATTGGATGGTGAAGGTTACTCCGCAGCAGCAAAAAAGTGGCTGACAGATCAAGCCGACAAGGAAATGAACCTCAGCTTCTGGGGCTTATGGACAATGACTGAATTTCAAAAGAACATTAACAACGGGTTTTTGGGTTAGGGTAACTTTGTATATAAGTCCCGAAAAAAATAAAAGCCCGTCTTAATTAAAAACGGGCTCTTTTTAAAGATATGACTTACTTTCTTTTAGATTTGATGGGTTTGGAAGGTTTGACAGTGTATTTTTTAGCCGGTAATTTTTTAGAGTTTTTACTGCAAGAAGCTTTTGAATGGTGTGCACTCATTTTTTTTCCGCAACAAACTTTTTTCGAGGTTGGGGTTTTCTTATCCATTTTTTTGATTTTTGCGGCTTTCTTTAAGGAGCCGGATTTTTCCGATTTAATGGATTCTTTTCTATAAATTTTAGCCGTTTTTTCAAATTTTATAGATAAGGTACGGACCCGTTGAGAAGCGGCTTTATTGCCTGTTTCTGCTTTTGCTAAGTCCTTTTGTAAGGAATCCAGCAAGTGTTTCATTAATTTAAAAGTGTCTTTAAGAGCCATGGAATGTCTTCCTCTATGTTTTAAAACGGTATTCTGTTTTAATTTGTAATTAGTTTTTTATTTAAATTCACGCAACTATTTTTTATTGTTTCAGTACATTTAAATTATAAATAATTTTTTCTAATCTATTTTGTTTTAGCAAGTTAATATTGATTTTTTGTTGTGAATAATTTTTTCTTTCAAATTTAAGAAAACGGTCAAAAGACTGTGAGTGCAGATAGCTGTCTTTATTCTAATTTTTCTCGTTGAGATCCCGTTTCAACCTGATGAAATATTGTTTTGCTCATTGTTTTGACAATGATTGGCGATTGAGAAGGTGTTTATGGGTATTTCAGGTCTGTAATTGCTATGTAAGTAGTCATTTTTAGGGATATCAGAAAACGGATTAACCCGAATCTATGAAGCGTGCGGTGATTGAAAAGCGGTTATTCGAATCGTTGGTAAGCTACATCACGAGATTGGTCTGCTTCTATTGAATTGACCGAAACGTATACTTCGTTTTGCATTCTTAATTCAAATTATGAAAAAGCAGAAAAAATGATATGAAAAGTATTATCCGGAAATCCTCCTGAAATATTCGTCTCGGAATTGATTTTTCTTTTGAAGAAAGTTTGTTGATGAATATCTGTGAAATGTTTTCTTAAAAAAGTTTGAGTTAGATATATGAGCAAATTTTTACTCATTTTTATCTAAACGATTATTTCAGAGCTCATACGCTATGTTCCAATACATTTGATTTCGATAGCATTTTTTTTGTTAGGACTCAGAGAATCCGATTCGGAGTTGTTTTCGGATTATTTCTCTTTATTTTCGGAGATTTTTTGCTTGTTGTTGTTTGAGAAACAAATGGGCTTTATGTTTATTTGTATGATCGTACTTGCATAGAACCCGCCAAATGTTTATCGGATGAATCTTAATTGGAGGATTGCTTAAAGGCTATCGGTTATTTTGGAAAAATTGAAAGAAGAAATGGCTGCGAATCGTCATTTTTAAAAAAGATCTTTTGTTGTCCCATATTCCTGATGTTAGATTCAGATTTTCCGGAAAAAGCGCTTATGGCTTTAAAAAGGAATCAGACACGATTCCGTTTTCGACTAATTCATAAGCATTGGAAATGCAAGTATTGACTCCCGGACCGGTAACATCTTGACCCGAAATAATCAATTGACTCGGAAGTTCTTGGGTTGTCCGAGATAAAAGCGACATAAATCCAGGCAGTCTTTGAGGGATCCCGTGTTTCGATTTCGACACTGACACGACTTGAGGTTCTAATGAAATTTTCAAGTAATCAGAGAGAGATTTAGAGCCTTCTTCTTGCCCTTTTGTTCCTGACATTAACACTGATATTTGGGTCTTCCCTTTGTTTTTATCCGGAAATATATCGGAGTTCCATAGAAAACCTAATGTATCCGAAGAATCTTTAACCAGCATTCCGTAACCTCTTCGCTTAAGAAGAGGAATCTTTGACCATCCAAAAGAGGCACAAGTCAATCGGTTTTCAACAATATGTTCGGCCAAACGGTTAATTAAAGGAATTTGCGGTTGCAGCAAGGGTTGCAGTTGCGATAAAGGAACGCAACTGATAAGGAGATTAGCAGTAACGGTTTCTTCTGGGGAGTGAATGGAAACCGTTTGGTCGGGGTTAAAGGATATATGAGAGGTATGAAATAAAGTTTTCAGATTTGCGGACATTTTCTGAGATAAAGTGTCTGTGAGAATATTCATCCCGTCTTTTAAGGAAAATAAACTAGGGGTCCCCGTTTTTTTTTGCATGGATTTCCAGTTGCAAAGGTTACACAAGGCTCCTTTAATGAGAGAACCGTAATGATTTTCCCAATTTTTTAGGGTAGGAAACGTTGCCTGGGAAGAAAGTAAATCGATATCTCCTGCTTTTACGGCAGTGATGACAGGTGAAAGAATGGTCTGAACGAATGTTTGCGAACAATGTCTGTATAAAAATTCTTTTAAAGTTTCGTCTTTCGAATCATGCTTTTTACAACGAAGATCTTTGATTAAAGAAGAAAATAATCCCATTTTGGATAGTAAGAAAAGATTAAAGGGATATGTTTTTCCTTGATAATGAAGGTATCGTTTGCGTGCCGTCGGTTCGGAAGGAAGCAATTGTCGATTTATATCCAGATCGTTGATGAGTTTTAGAGTTTTTTCTCCTTTTCCTTTAACGAGAAATGCATTAGGTCCTGATTCCAGGACAAAATTATCGATATATTCAGTACGGATCATTCCTCCGGCTCGCGACGATTTTTCTAAAATCGTAATTTGCACATGATTTTCGTATTTTTTCTTTAAAAGCCATGCTGTAGTCAAGCCGGATATCCCCGCTCCTAAAATAACGATTTTTTTTATCATATGGATTGAGAAAAAATGGGGGTATTATTTGTTTTATTAGCTAAATAATCATCGAAAGCAGTAGCGATTACTCTTACGAATAGTTCTCCTAAAGGAGTAACGAATAATCGGTCACAGGTATTCTTCAATAATCCGACGGATTCCATTTCGATCAATTTGCGTCTTATTTGAACAAAATGATCATCGAAAGGAGTCCCGAATGAAGTTTGAAATTCCGATTTTTCAATTTCAAACTGACACATCAATCTATGTATGACCCATTTTCTAAGGGTATCTTCAGGACTCAGTATGAAAGTCTTTGCAATCGGAAGTCGATCAATTTGTAAATATTCATCGTATGATGCAAGAGATTTTGTGTTTTGTACATAGGTATTATTGATGAATCCCGTTGAAGAAATTCCAAAGCCAATCAGATTGTCGGCAAGAGGTAAGGAATATCCTTGAAAATTTCGAATAAGCGTTTTGTTCAAATAACTTATGGCTAAAGAGTCTTTAGGCAAAGCAAAGTGGTCCATTCCGATTGCTATATATCCCGCTTGTATTAATCGATCTCGGGATCTTGAATAGATACGAAATTTTTCTTCCATGCTTGGTAACCAATCGTCTTTTATGGCTTGTTGGTGTTTTTTTAACCAGGGCACCTTGGCATATGAGAACAAGGCTATTCTGTCAGGTCTCATTTGTAAAATAAGGTCTAAAGTTTCTGAAAAAGAGTTTGAAGTTTGGAAGGGAAGTCCATATATGAGATCAAAGTTAATGCTTTCGAAATCCAATTTTCTACAAAGGTCGTAAGCATATTTCGATTGATAGTATGTTTGTTTACGTTTAACGGCTTCTTGTACTCTATGATTCGTATCCTGAATACCTAAACTTATTCTATTAAAGCCTAGATTTTTGAGGAGTTGTAAAAATGCTCCGCTATCGTCAATTACCGTTCTCGGGTCTACTTCCATGTTGATTTCGTTATCGGGGGCGATAATAAAGGCTTCTTGAATATGTTTGAAAAGCTTGATTAAGGATTGACATTGTAACCCGGAAGGCGTGCCGCCTCCGAAGTGGATTTGAGTGACTGTCGGAACGCCCGTTAATATCGATCGGATCAGATGAATTTCCTTTCTCAAAGAATCGATATAGTTATATTCGATAGCAGGATTACGGTTTAATATGACGGAGCAGCCGCAGTAAAGACACATAGAACGACAAAAAGGGATGTGAAAATAAAGGGAGAGTGGGTCGGTTTTTTTGATTGTTTGTAGGGCCTTGAGATAGTCGGATTCATCGCTTTGATGCCATTCCGGAACGGTCGGATAGCTGGTGTAACGAGGAACGGGTTGTTCCAGCCCTTTAAGAAAATTAAAATCCATTTCTAATATAGTCGATGGTGAATTTCACGTTATCTACGGGAGTTTCCGGTACTAAACCGTGTCCCGTATTAAAAATATAGTTCGAATTTTTCAAGAGGTGTTTATCTAGATATTTTTGTATTTCTTGTTGAGAAGCGCAGAGAAGCAAAGGAGGCATGTTCCCTTGAAGGGCGACGTGTTGGGGAATACCGGTCCTGATTTTTTTTAGAGGAGTCAACCAATCGATGCTCAAACAATCCGCTCCCGTTTGGATCAATTCTCGAAAATAAAAAGAAGAATTTCTACAAAAGAGAATAATAGGTGTGTCATATTTTTCACGTAAACTCCGTATAATTTTTTGATTCGGAAGAACGGAATAAGTTAAAAAATCTTCTTCGGAAAGTTGATGACTGCAAGAATCGAATAATTGAATAACATCGACGCCGGCTTGAATTTGAAGTTTGAGATAAGTGATTGTTGCATCAATTAAAATATCTATCATAATCGAAAATTCTTTCGGATAACGTCTCATATGAATTCCCGTTTTTTTAAAGTCTTTGGAAGCGCCTCCGTCTATCAAATAAGAAGCAATTGTGAAAGGGGATCCAGCAAACCCGATTAAAGGAACTTTGAGTTCTTTTTTTAGTGATAGAATACCTTTGATTAGCGGGCGAAAAATTATTTCCGGTTCATTAGTAAAAGTTAATTCCTGCAGAGAATAATCTATTATGGGCCCCGATGACGGCAAAAAATCATATGCTAAGGAAAAACCGTCCAAAACGGTTAGAATATCCGAGAATAATATAGCAGCATCGGTGTCCAATATCCGAGGACCCAGATAAGTCGCTTCGGCAATAAAATCTTCACTGTGAAATAACTCTTTGAGAGTGTGTTCCTTTTTTAATTGTTGGTATTCGGGTAGATAGCGTCCGACTTGTCTCATAAACCATATAGGAGTCTTTTGACTCCGATTTTTCAAGGCTTTCAAAAACTCCGACATAGAAATACGATCTCTTGTTTAGGAAAAAGCAGCTATTCGGATCTGGAAGGGAACAGTGCGGTTAACTTTTCCGATATGGTTTGAAAAAATCCCTCAGGCTCTTGTTGTAGGGAATAAGAAAAGGCATTTTTTATTTTTTCCTGCTTACCGTGTTGTTGGTCGGCCCGCACCAGTTTAGAGTCACCTTTAATGAAAGTAAAATTATTTTTCATTGCAAAAATTTTTAGTTTATTCAATTCGATTAACCAAAGGACGGAAGTAGGCAGAGGACCGAACCTATCTCGAATTTCGAAAATGACTTGTTCGATTTCATCGAAAGTTTCTGCATTTCCTAATTTTTGATAAAGTTCAAGCCTTAATGAACTTTCCGGTATGTAGGATTCGGGAATTTCGGAAATAACCGGAAATTCTATTTTAATTTCTTCTCTCAATAAGGATATTTTTTGTTTATTTTCCAGGGCTTTCACGGTTTTTTTTAATAATTTACAGTAGAAACTGAAGCCAATAGCGCTGATGTGTCCGGATTGATCCGTTCCCAGTATATTTCCGGAACCGCGCAGTTCTAAATCATGCATAGCGACCTTCATACCGCTCCCATGCTCATGCTTGGTTAAAATTTCCAGACGTTCGATAGCTGCTCCATACAGGTCGTTTTTGGAAGAGATCATAAAATAACAATAGGATTTTTTATTCCATCTACCTACTCGACCTTTCATTTGATATAAATCCGAAAGACCGAAATGATCGGCTTTATCGATAATAATAGTATTGGCATTCGGAATATCGATACCGTTCTCGATAATTGCGGTGGCTATAAGGACGTTGCATTTTTTCGTTTTGAATTTTCGAAATACTTCGGTAATCTCCGTTGAGGTCATTTTACCGTGAGCGACTGCGATTTTTACTTCGGGAATCAGTTCTTGAATGAATTGAGCGTATTCAAAAATGGTTTCTATTCTGTTGTGAATAATATAGGCTTGCCCATCACGTAGCAATTCGTGACGTAATGCCGCTTTAATGATTTCCGGATCGTGTTTACAGATAAAAGCCGAAACGGGAAGTCTGTCTGAAGGCGGCACGCTTATAATCGATAGATCTCGAGCACCGACCAGTGACATATAGAGAGTCCTAGGAATGG
This region includes:
- the hemE gene encoding uroporphyrinogen decarboxylase, giving the protein MSEFLKALKNRSQKTPIWFMRQVGRYLPEYQQLKKEHTLKELFHSEDFIAEATYLGPRILDTDAAILFSDILTVLDGFSLAYDFLPSSGPIIDYSLQELTFTNEPEIIFRPLIKGILSLKKELKVPLIGFAGSPFTIASYLIDGGASKDFKKTGIHMRRYPKEFSIMIDILIDATITYLKLQIQAGVDVIQLFDSCSHQLSEEDFLTYSVLPNQKIIRSLREKYDTPIILFCRNSSFYFRELIQTGADCLSIDWLTPLKKIRTGIPQHVALQGNMPPLLLCASQQEIQKYLDKHLLKNSNYIFNTGHGLVPETPVDNVKFTIDYIRNGF